Proteins from a single region of Neomonachus schauinslandi chromosome 10, ASM220157v2, whole genome shotgun sequence:
- the CHRNA4 gene encoding neuronal acetylcholine receptor subunit alpha-4 isoform X3 produces MKFGSWTYDKAKIDLVSMHGRVDQLDLWESGEWVIVDAVGTYNTRKYECCAEVYPDITYAFVIRRLPLFYTINLIIPCLLISCLTVLVFYLPSECGEKITLCISVLLSLTVFLLLITEIIPSTSLVIPLIGEYLLFTMIFVTLSIVITVFVLNVHHRSPRTHTMPAWVRRVFLDVVPRLLFMKRPSVVKGNCRRLIESVHKMASAPGFWPEPEGEPSFVGGAQSRGPSRSPSFCSPPDEPAKPQPACESPSDQVPALPPSEAENGSPCPSPDPRHPPASTRAPGLTKARSLSVQHMSGPAEAVEDGVRCRSRSIQYCVPQDDAGGPVAGSPAFLKAGSAEPLPPDQPSPCKCRCKKEPSPNAVFKPRGTKVPPPHLPLSPALTQAIEGVQYIADHLKAEDTDFSVKEDWKYVAMVIDRIFLWVFIIVCLLGTAGLFLPPWLAGMI; encoded by the coding sequence ATGAAGTTCGGGTCCTGGACGTACGACAAGGCCAAGATCGACCTGGTGAGCATGCACGGTCGTGTAGACCAGCTGGACCTGTGGGAGAGTGGCGAGTGGGTCATCGTGGACGCTGTGGGCACCTACAACACCCGCAAGTACGAGTGCTGTGCCGAGGTCTACCCGGACATCACCTACGCCTTCGTCATCCGGCGCCTGCCCCTCTTCTACACCATCAACCTCATCATCCCCTGCCTGCTCATCTCCTGCCTCACCGTGCTGGTCTTCTACCTGCCGTCTGAGTGCGGCGAGAAGATCACGCTCTGCATCTCTGTGCTGCTCTCGCTCACCGTCTTCCTGCTACTCATCACGGAGATcatcccctccacctccctggtCATCCCGCTCATCGGCGAGTACCTGCTCTTCACCATGATCTTCGTCACGCTGTCCATCGTCATCACGGTCTTCGTGCTCAACGTGCACCACCGCTCCCCGCGCACACACACCATGCCCGCCTGGGTGCGCCGGGTCTTCCTGGATGTGGTGCCCCGCTTGCTCTTCATGAAGCGGCCGTCTGTGGTCAAGGGCAACTGCAGGCGGCTCATCGAGTCCGTGCATAAGATGGCCAGCGCCCCCGGCTTCTGGCCCGAGCCTGAGGGGGAGCCCAGCTTCGTGGGCGGAGCCCAGAGCCGGGGCCCATCGCGCTCCCCGTCCTTCTGCAGCCCCCCGGACGAGCCAGCCAAGCCCCAGCCAGCCTGCGAGTCACCCTCGGACCAGGTCCCTGCGTTGCCGCCCTCAGAGGCTGAGAACGGGAGCCCCTGCCCCTCGCCTGACCCCCGCCACCCACCCGCCAGCACCCGGGCCCCAGGGCTCACCAAAGCCCGGTCTCTGAGTGTCCAGCACATGTCCGGCCCTGCCGAAGCCGTGGAAGATGGTGTTCGATGCCGGTCTCGGAGCATCCAGTACTGTGTTCCCCAAGATGATGCTGGGGGCCCCGTGGCCGGCTCCCCCGCCTTTCTGAAGGCCGGCTCCGCCGAGCCCCTGCCCCCAGACCAGCCCTCTCCGTGCAAATGCAGGTGCAAGAAGGAGCCGTCCCCAAATGCCGTGTTCAAACCCCGGGGCACCAAAGTGCCCCCCCCGCACCTGCCCCTGTCTCCAGCCCTGACGCAGGCGATCGAGGGTGTCCAGTACATCGCAGACCATCTGAAGGCCGAGGACACAGACTTCTCG
- the CHRNA4 gene encoding neuronal acetylcholine receptor subunit alpha-4 isoform X1, producing MELGGPGAPPPPLLPPLLMLLGAGFLPVSSHVETRAHAEERLLKKLFSGYNKWSRPVANISDVVLVHFGLSIAQLIDVDEKNQMMTTNVWVKQEWHDYKLRWDPADYENVTSIRIPSELIWRPDIVLYNNADGDFAVTHLTKAHLFHDGRVQWTPPAIYKSSCSIDVTFFPFDQQNCTMKFGSWTYDKAKIDLVSMHGRVDQLDLWESGEWVIVDAVGTYNTRKYECCAEVYPDITYAFVIRRLPLFYTINLIIPCLLISCLTVLVFYLPSECGEKITLCISVLLSLTVFLLLITEIIPSTSLVIPLIGEYLLFTMIFVTLSIVITVFVLNVHHRSPRTHTMPAWVRRVFLDVVPRLLFMKRPSVVKGNCRRLIESVHKMASAPGFWPEPEGEPSFVGGAQSRGPSRSPSFCSPPDEPAKPQPACESPSDQVPALPPSEAENGSPCPSPDPRHPPASTRAPGLTKARSLSVQHMSGPAEAVEDGVRCRSRSIQYCVPQDDAGGPVAGSPAFLKAGSAEPLPPDQPSPCKCRCKKEPSPNAVFKPRGTKVPPPHLPLSPALTQAIEGVQYIADHLKAEDTDFSVKEDWKYVAMVIDRIFLWVFIIVCLLGTAGLFLPPWLAGMI from the exons ATGGAGCTCGGGGGCCCCggggcgccgccgccgccgctgctccCGCcgctgctgatgctgctggggGCCGGCTTCCTACCCG TAAGCAGCCACGTGGAGACCCGGGCCCATGCGGAGGAACGGCTGCTGAAGAAACTCTTCTCTGGCTACAACAAGTGGTCCCGGCCCGTGGCCAACATCTCGGATGTGGTTCTTGTCCACTTTGGGCTGTCCATCGCACAGCTCATTGACGTG GATGAGAAGAACCAGATGATGACAACCAATGTGTGGGTGAAGCAG GAGTGGCATGACTATAAGCTGCGCTGGGACCCCGCTGACTATGAGAACGTCACCTCCATCCGCATTCCCTCTGAGCTCATCTGGCGGCCGGACATCGTCCTCTACAATAA CGCGGACGGGGACTTTGCGGTCACCCACCTGACCAAGGCCCACCTCTTCCACGATGGGCGGGTCCAGTGGACACCCCCCGCCATCTACAAGAGCTCCTGCAGCATCGACGTCACCTTCTTCCCCTTCGACCAGCAGAACTGCACCATGAAGTTCGGGTCCTGGACGTACGACAAGGCCAAGATCGACCTGGTGAGCATGCACGGTCGTGTAGACCAGCTGGACCTGTGGGAGAGTGGCGAGTGGGTCATCGTGGACGCTGTGGGCACCTACAACACCCGCAAGTACGAGTGCTGTGCCGAGGTCTACCCGGACATCACCTACGCCTTCGTCATCCGGCGCCTGCCCCTCTTCTACACCATCAACCTCATCATCCCCTGCCTGCTCATCTCCTGCCTCACCGTGCTGGTCTTCTACCTGCCGTCTGAGTGCGGCGAGAAGATCACGCTCTGCATCTCTGTGCTGCTCTCGCTCACCGTCTTCCTGCTACTCATCACGGAGATcatcccctccacctccctggtCATCCCGCTCATCGGCGAGTACCTGCTCTTCACCATGATCTTCGTCACGCTGTCCATCGTCATCACGGTCTTCGTGCTCAACGTGCACCACCGCTCCCCGCGCACACACACCATGCCCGCCTGGGTGCGCCGGGTCTTCCTGGATGTGGTGCCCCGCTTGCTCTTCATGAAGCGGCCGTCTGTGGTCAAGGGCAACTGCAGGCGGCTCATCGAGTCCGTGCATAAGATGGCCAGCGCCCCCGGCTTCTGGCCCGAGCCTGAGGGGGAGCCCAGCTTCGTGGGCGGAGCCCAGAGCCGGGGCCCATCGCGCTCCCCGTCCTTCTGCAGCCCCCCGGACGAGCCAGCCAAGCCCCAGCCAGCCTGCGAGTCACCCTCGGACCAGGTCCCTGCGTTGCCGCCCTCAGAGGCTGAGAACGGGAGCCCCTGCCCCTCGCCTGACCCCCGCCACCCACCCGCCAGCACCCGGGCCCCAGGGCTCACCAAAGCCCGGTCTCTGAGTGTCCAGCACATGTCCGGCCCTGCCGAAGCCGTGGAAGATGGTGTTCGATGCCGGTCTCGGAGCATCCAGTACTGTGTTCCCCAAGATGATGCTGGGGGCCCCGTGGCCGGCTCCCCCGCCTTTCTGAAGGCCGGCTCCGCCGAGCCCCTGCCCCCAGACCAGCCCTCTCCGTGCAAATGCAGGTGCAAGAAGGAGCCGTCCCCAAATGCCGTGTTCAAACCCCGGGGCACCAAAGTGCCCCCCCCGCACCTGCCCCTGTCTCCAGCCCTGACGCAGGCGATCGAGGGTGTCCAGTACATCGCAGACCATCTGAAGGCCGAGGACACAGACTTCTCG
- the CHRNA4 gene encoding neuronal acetylcholine receptor subunit alpha-4 isoform X2, translated as MMTTNVWVKQEWHDYKLRWDPADYENVTSIRIPSELIWRPDIVLYNNADGDFAVTHLTKAHLFHDGRVQWTPPAIYKSSCSIDVTFFPFDQQNCTMKFGSWTYDKAKIDLVSMHGRVDQLDLWESGEWVIVDAVGTYNTRKYECCAEVYPDITYAFVIRRLPLFYTINLIIPCLLISCLTVLVFYLPSECGEKITLCISVLLSLTVFLLLITEIIPSTSLVIPLIGEYLLFTMIFVTLSIVITVFVLNVHHRSPRTHTMPAWVRRVFLDVVPRLLFMKRPSVVKGNCRRLIESVHKMASAPGFWPEPEGEPSFVGGAQSRGPSRSPSFCSPPDEPAKPQPACESPSDQVPALPPSEAENGSPCPSPDPRHPPASTRAPGLTKARSLSVQHMSGPAEAVEDGVRCRSRSIQYCVPQDDAGGPVAGSPAFLKAGSAEPLPPDQPSPCKCRCKKEPSPNAVFKPRGTKVPPPHLPLSPALTQAIEGVQYIADHLKAEDTDFSVKEDWKYVAMVIDRIFLWVFIIVCLLGTAGLFLPPWLAGMI; from the exons ATGATGACAACCAATGTGTGGGTGAAGCAG GAGTGGCATGACTATAAGCTGCGCTGGGACCCCGCTGACTATGAGAACGTCACCTCCATCCGCATTCCCTCTGAGCTCATCTGGCGGCCGGACATCGTCCTCTACAATAA CGCGGACGGGGACTTTGCGGTCACCCACCTGACCAAGGCCCACCTCTTCCACGATGGGCGGGTCCAGTGGACACCCCCCGCCATCTACAAGAGCTCCTGCAGCATCGACGTCACCTTCTTCCCCTTCGACCAGCAGAACTGCACCATGAAGTTCGGGTCCTGGACGTACGACAAGGCCAAGATCGACCTGGTGAGCATGCACGGTCGTGTAGACCAGCTGGACCTGTGGGAGAGTGGCGAGTGGGTCATCGTGGACGCTGTGGGCACCTACAACACCCGCAAGTACGAGTGCTGTGCCGAGGTCTACCCGGACATCACCTACGCCTTCGTCATCCGGCGCCTGCCCCTCTTCTACACCATCAACCTCATCATCCCCTGCCTGCTCATCTCCTGCCTCACCGTGCTGGTCTTCTACCTGCCGTCTGAGTGCGGCGAGAAGATCACGCTCTGCATCTCTGTGCTGCTCTCGCTCACCGTCTTCCTGCTACTCATCACGGAGATcatcccctccacctccctggtCATCCCGCTCATCGGCGAGTACCTGCTCTTCACCATGATCTTCGTCACGCTGTCCATCGTCATCACGGTCTTCGTGCTCAACGTGCACCACCGCTCCCCGCGCACACACACCATGCCCGCCTGGGTGCGCCGGGTCTTCCTGGATGTGGTGCCCCGCTTGCTCTTCATGAAGCGGCCGTCTGTGGTCAAGGGCAACTGCAGGCGGCTCATCGAGTCCGTGCATAAGATGGCCAGCGCCCCCGGCTTCTGGCCCGAGCCTGAGGGGGAGCCCAGCTTCGTGGGCGGAGCCCAGAGCCGGGGCCCATCGCGCTCCCCGTCCTTCTGCAGCCCCCCGGACGAGCCAGCCAAGCCCCAGCCAGCCTGCGAGTCACCCTCGGACCAGGTCCCTGCGTTGCCGCCCTCAGAGGCTGAGAACGGGAGCCCCTGCCCCTCGCCTGACCCCCGCCACCCACCCGCCAGCACCCGGGCCCCAGGGCTCACCAAAGCCCGGTCTCTGAGTGTCCAGCACATGTCCGGCCCTGCCGAAGCCGTGGAAGATGGTGTTCGATGCCGGTCTCGGAGCATCCAGTACTGTGTTCCCCAAGATGATGCTGGGGGCCCCGTGGCCGGCTCCCCCGCCTTTCTGAAGGCCGGCTCCGCCGAGCCCCTGCCCCCAGACCAGCCCTCTCCGTGCAAATGCAGGTGCAAGAAGGAGCCGTCCCCAAATGCCGTGTTCAAACCCCGGGGCACCAAAGTGCCCCCCCCGCACCTGCCCCTGTCTCCAGCCCTGACGCAGGCGATCGAGGGTGTCCAGTACATCGCAGACCATCTGAAGGCCGAGGACACAGACTTCTCG